The following proteins are co-located in the Rhodopirellula islandica genome:
- a CDS encoding Spy/CpxP family protein refolding chaperone: MKHLIALALIACLAASATADDKPEAKKKRAGNRAAGAWMAQNLSKTLETVELTDEQKAKWNEAKTSFVAQMKELKDEGLTPELMKKRTEAQKAAREAGLKGKEMAAKLKEGFSEEEQALIAKQQKAAKALRVAVAGMLTPEQLAALPEQARKQMTSAKKGRKGKGKGKGKGKQKDDA, from the coding sequence ATGAAACACCTGATTGCGTTGGCCTTGATTGCTTGTTTGGCTGCTTCGGCGACGGCGGATGACAAACCCGAAGCAAAGAAAAAGCGAGCTGGAAACCGAGCGGCTGGCGCTTGGATGGCCCAGAACCTCAGCAAGACGCTCGAAACAGTCGAGTTGACTGACGAGCAAAAAGCGAAGTGGAACGAGGCCAAAACGAGCTTCGTCGCCCAAATGAAGGAACTGAAGGACGAGGGACTGACCCCCGAGTTGATGAAGAAGCGCACCGAGGCCCAAAAAGCGGCGCGTGAGGCTGGCCTGAAGGGGAAAGAAATGGCCGCCAAGTTGAAGGAAGGCTTCAGCGAAGAAGAACAGGCTCTGATCGCCAAGCAGCAGAAAGCGGCGAAAGCACTGCGAGTTGCAGTGGCGGGGATGCTAACCCCCGAGCAGTTGGCCGCTTTGCCCGAACAAGCCCGCAAGCAAATGACCTCTGCCAAAAAAGGCCGCAAGGGCAAAGGAAAGGGGAAGGGAAAAGGGAAACAGAAAGACGACGCTTGA